In the Dolichospermum flos-aquae CCAP 1403/13F genome, AGCCGCTTTGGTGGATGTTTTTGTGCAGCAAGGTCATCCACGTCAATATGCTGAAGCGATGGCGACTTCAATCATTTTTCAGACTGATTTAGATTTACGGAATGCTCAGATTGCCAATCTCTTAGGCTGGCTGAAACAGGAGCATAATGATATCTATCCCTCAGCCTTAGATGTAATTGGCAAAACTTCCGAAGAATTTGAACGTCGAGTTCAAGAAGGTTAAGTGTCTAGACTCGATTTAGTGAATTTCAAAAAATAGGGTCAAAAATTAGCTGTTTCAGCTAATTTTTTCCTCAAAGGTTTCCCACTTACCAGGTATTCTTATGACTAATTTCAAAATTATTTCTCCTCTATCTGCGATGCCTACTACCAGCGAAGCTATCGCTCAACAAACCCGTCAAGCTGCTAGTAAGCTGGCAGTTCTCTCCTCTGAGGCCAAAAATCAAACTATTGAAGCGATCGCTCAAGCTTTAGAATTGGCAAAGGATGATATTCTGCAAGCAAACCTGGCTGATTGTCACGCAGCAACAGCGGCAGGAATCGCTAAACCCCTTTATAAACGGTTGCAGTTAGATGAACATAAATTAAGGGATGCGATCGCTGGTGTGCGAGATGTTGGTAAACTAGAAGATCCTATTGGTAAAGTCCAAATTCATCGAGAAATTGACACTGGTTTAATTCTCAAACGCATTACCTGTCCTTTAGGCGTTTTAGGCATCATTTTTGAAGCCCGTCCCGAAGCCGCAATTCAAATAGTTTCCTTAGCAATTAAATCCGGTAATGGTGTCATTCTCAAAGGTGGTAAAGAAGCAATACATTCTTGTACAGCCATAGTTAAAGCCATTAAACAAGGATTATCTCACACAGCAGTTAATCCTGATGTGGTGCAATTGTTAACCACGAGAGAAGAAATATTAGAACTTTTGCAATTAGATAAATATGTAGATTTAATTATTCCCAGAGGTTCTAATGCTTTTGTGAAATTTGTCCAAGATAATACCCGCATTCCCGTATTAGGTCATGCTGATGGCATTTGTCATCTTTATGTAGATCAAGCCGCTGATATTGCCAAAGCTATTAGTATTACTGTAGATTCTAAAATTCAATATCCTGCTGCTTGTAATGCCATTGAAACTTTGCTAGTTCATAGTAGCATTGCTGCCGAATTTCTCCCCCAAGTTGCCACAGCTTTACAAGCACAAAATGTAGAATTAAAAGGTGATGAACGGACTATACAAATTTTATCTGATATTGCCACAGCGACAGAAATAGACTGGCAAACAGAATACAGTGATTTGATTTTAGCCATTAAAATAGTTGATTCTTTAAATGAAGCCATATCCCACATTGAAAATTATGGTTCTCGGCACACAGAAGCAATCATTACTGAAGATATTACAGCGGCAGAAACATTTCAAGGCTTAGTCAATGCAGCGGGAGTTTATCATAATTGTTCTACCCGTTTTGCTGATGGTTTCCGTTATGGATTTGGTGCAGAAGTGGGAATTAGTACCCAACAAATGCCCCCGCGCGGACCAGTTGGTTTAGAAGGTTTGATTACATATAAATATCAAATGTCTGGTAATGGACATATTGTGAAAACCTACACAGGTGCAAACGCAAAATCATTTAGTCACCGTGATTTGTAATCATATTATTAATCTCGTTCCCAGTCTCTGACTGGGAATGCTGACTGCGGCTCTGCCGCTAGTGACAGGGGAACGGAGGCAGAGCCTCAAAATTGGCATTCCTAGCCGGAGTCTAGGAACGAGGTAAAACGAGGGAAAGTCTTTAAACCAAGGCTTTTAATAAGGCTTGCAGTTTAAGTTGCACTTCGGCAAATTCCTTTTGAGGATCTGAACCAGCAACAATACCCGCACCTGCATACAGTCTAGCATAATTACCATCAATTAAAGCCGAACGAATCCCCACAATAAATTCACAATTTCCTTCTCCGTCTACCCAACCTAAAGGGGCTGCATATAAACCCCTTTCAAAACTTTCATAACGGCGAATTTCTGCACAAGCAATATCTCGTGCTGCCCCGGCAACTGCTGGAGTAGGATGCAGTTTAGCAACGATTTGTAAAGGGTGAATATTATTGGGAACTACTGCACTAATTGGTGTCCATAAATGTTGGATATTAGATAATTGTCGCAGTCTGGGGGCTAAAACTTGGGGGAATAAACCCAGTTGAGATAAATGTTGAGTAATAAAATCTAGAACGAGTTTATGTTCGTGTTTTTCTTTGGTACTATTCACTAAATTGTTAGCATTTGTAGCATCTTCTGTGGGTGTTTTTCCCCTCGGTGCAGAACCTGCCAAAGCATCAGTAATTAACTGCCGTTTGTGAATACTAATTAATCGTTCTGGACTAGCACCAATAAAGTTTTGTCCTTGACCATTACTGGTGGAAAATACATTACAATTAGGATGTATTTGGCGGAGATTATTTAAAGATTGTAATAAGTTAAAATCATGATTAGCACTGACATCTAAGATATCAGCTAAAACAATTTTTCTTAACTGGTTAGCATGAATTATTTCTAAAACTGAGGAAACAGAAGTTTTAAATTTTTCACCGTTATTAGTGATTTTTTTATATAAGTTTAAGGGAAATTTATCAATATTTAGAGAATGGGTATGCAAAGATCTAATAATTTCTAAATGGCGTTGTAAATTATCTAATATTTTGGTAATATTAATCCTAGAATTGATAATTGTATTCATTACTAATGTGCAGCAATTATTTTTTAAAGCTATTTGCCAACAAGGTAGGAAAACCGTAGCAGAAGGAAATGGACAATCTACTTTTTTATGCTGATCAAAAAAACTGAAAGTACAAAAAAATCGAGGTAGGGAAAAAGTCTGATTTTTGTGAGAAATAGGAATTATATTTTTCAGACAATTTTTAATAAATTCTTCTGATTTTGTAAACCTATCTTTACCAGAAATTTCTATTTTATCTAAAGTATCAATTGCTGCTATTGCTTCACCATTACTTTTATTTTCAAAATAAAAGTTTATGGTATTTTTCTGATTAAATTGATCAAAAACCAGCAAAGGATCAACTAAGCCAATTTCTAGGGGAATACTCACAATTTTACTATAATTATGGCGACGGCAATTTTCCTGAATCTCTAATAGTAATTGATTAAGGTATTTGTAGTCTACAAAGGTGTGGCTGCGACATGGTGAAATTGTCATGGATGTATAAGTTAATTTTTATTAAGTTATCTTCCTAAAATGTAATAAATCATGGTGGTATTTTTATAGGTAACATAATTCAGTCACCATTAACCAGCATAAACTTAGCCTGATTATGGGGTTTATCCTGTTTTGGCGGCAAGATAGCGGGTTTTATGCCAGGATATTCGCCTATAATCATAAAACTAGCATTTTTTGGTAATTTATTGATTGTACCGATAAGTGATCAACAATCCTAAATCTAAAATAGCTAGTCAAGTATCATGCAAAATTATAAAATTTAACTGATAACTAAAGTTCTGGTAATTTAATTAATCACAACTGATGACTTCAACTCAGATTTCACCACCTCAAGCTAAATTATGGATGGCGGCTATTAAACCGCCAATGTACAGTGTTGCTATTATGCCAATTTGGGTAGGTTCTGCGGTAGCATTTAGGGAAATAAAGATTTTTAGTCCCATAATATTCTCCTTGTTTATTGCTGCGGCAATTTTGATTTTAGCTTGGGAAAATATTAGTAATGATGTCTTTGATGCCGAAACAGGAATTGATCAGAATAAACATCATTCATTGGTGAATTTAACTGGTAACAAAACCTTAATGTTTTGGATAGGAACCCTGTGTTTAGGTTTGGGTTTGTTGGGAATAATAGCGATCGCTATTTTGCAAAAAGACCCCACAGTTATGGCTATAATCCTCTTATGCTGCGGTTTGGGCTATATGTACCAAGGTCCCCCTTTCCGTCTAGGATACCAAGGTTTAGGGGAAATTCTCTGCTTTTTTGCCTTTGGTCCTTTGGGTATGAGTGCGGCTTATTATAGTCAAACTCAAACCTGGTCTATGACCAATTTAGCAGCTTCGGTAATTTTGGGACTTGTTACCAGTTTAGTGTTATTTTGCTCCCATTTTCATCAAGTTGTAGATGACATAGCCGCAGGAAAGAAATCTCCTATTGTGCGTCTAGGAACTCACACTGGTGCAAAGGTTTTAGTGGGTTTTACTGCGAGTATTTATCCTCTAATTTTGTTATTTGTGATTTTGAATATTTTCCCAATTTGGACATTACTTAGTTTTCTGAGTTTACCTTTTGCGGTGAAATTATGTCGTCATGTTTTAGAAAATCACAACCAACCAGATAAAGTCAGCAATTCTAAATTCATCGCTATCAGAGTTCAGTTTGTGAGTTGCTTATTTTTGGGTTTAGGATTTATATTTGGTTAAGTTACATTAAGAATAAACGAACCACAGAGGCACAGAGGACACAGAGGAATGAGAGTTTGAATGTTTTTTATTTGGAAGTCCTTCATGGTTTATCAATTTTCCTTTCGTTACTTTAGTCAGAAATTTACAAATCCCATTATTACTAATTATGGAGTTTGGGAAATCCGCGAAAGCATTATTATCCGCTTGATTGATGAAAAAGATGACGTTAGTTGGGGGGAAATTTCCCCCATTTCTTGGTTTGGTTCAGAAACTATCAAACAAGCTTTAGATTTTTGTGATCAACTTCCACAAACAATTACCAAAGAGATAATTTTCGCTATTCCCGATAAATTACCAGCTTGTCAATTTGCTTTTGAATCTTCAACCCACCCAGGTGGGTTTCGTCTGTGTAGCAGTGACTTACAGTCGCCTAATCTCACCTACAGCGGCTTATTACCAGCGGGTAAATCAGCTTTAAATCAATGGAGTAATTTATGGGAACAAGGATATAAAACATTTAAATGGAAAATTGCTGTTGATGATATAAATCAAGAATTAGAAATATTTGATTTATTAATTTCTAGTTTACCAATATCAGCAAAATTACGTTTAGATGCTAATGGGGGACTTACTTATCAAGAAGCTGAATTATGGTTACAAAAATGTGATCAATTCTTACCGAAAATTGAATTTATCGAACAACCTTTAGCTGTAGATAAATTTAGAGAAATGCAAGAATTAAGTAATTCATATTTTACAACAATAGCCTTAGATGAATCTATC is a window encoding:
- the menA gene encoding 2-carboxy-1,4-naphthoquinone phytyltransferase → MTSTQISPPQAKLWMAAIKPPMYSVAIMPIWVGSAVAFREIKIFSPIIFSLFIAAAILILAWENISNDVFDAETGIDQNKHHSLVNLTGNKTLMFWIGTLCLGLGLLGIIAIAILQKDPTVMAIILLCCGLGYMYQGPPFRLGYQGLGEILCFFAFGPLGMSAAYYSQTQTWSMTNLAASVILGLVTSLVLFCSHFHQVVDDIAAGKKSPIVRLGTHTGAKVLVGFTASIYPLILLFVILNIFPIWTLLSFLSLPFAVKLCRHVLENHNQPDKVSNSKFIAIRVQFVSCLFLGLGFIFG
- a CDS encoding glutamate-5-semialdehyde dehydrogenase, whose product is MTNFKIISPLSAMPTTSEAIAQQTRQAASKLAVLSSEAKNQTIEAIAQALELAKDDILQANLADCHAATAAGIAKPLYKRLQLDEHKLRDAIAGVRDVGKLEDPIGKVQIHREIDTGLILKRITCPLGVLGIIFEARPEAAIQIVSLAIKSGNGVILKGGKEAIHSCTAIVKAIKQGLSHTAVNPDVVQLLTTREEILELLQLDKYVDLIIPRGSNAFVKFVQDNTRIPVLGHADGICHLYVDQAADIAKAISITVDSKIQYPAACNAIETLLVHSSIAAEFLPQVATALQAQNVELKGDERTIQILSDIATATEIDWQTEYSDLILAIKIVDSLNEAISHIENYGSRHTEAIITEDITAAETFQGLVNAAGVYHNCSTRFADGFRYGFGAEVGISTQQMPPRGPVGLEGLITYKYQMSGNGHIVKTYTGANAKSFSHRDL
- a CDS encoding isochorismate synthase, translated to MTISPCRSHTFVDYKYLNQLLLEIQENCRRHNYSKIVSIPLEIGLVDPLLVFDQFNQKNTINFYFENKSNGEAIAAIDTLDKIEISGKDRFTKSEEFIKNCLKNIIPISHKNQTFSLPRFFCTFSFFDQHKKVDCPFPSATVFLPCWQIALKNNCCTLVMNTIINSRINITKILDNLQRHLEIIRSLHTHSLNIDKFPLNLYKKITNNGEKFKTSVSSVLEIIHANQLRKIVLADILDVSANHDFNLLQSLNNLRQIHPNCNVFSTSNGQGQNFIGASPERLISIHKRQLITDALAGSAPRGKTPTEDATNANNLVNSTKEKHEHKLVLDFITQHLSQLGLFPQVLAPRLRQLSNIQHLWTPISAVVPNNIHPLQIVAKLHPTPAVAGAARDIACAEIRRYESFERGLYAAPLGWVDGEGNCEFIVGIRSALIDGNYARLYAGAGIVAGSDPQKEFAEVQLKLQALLKALV
- a CDS encoding o-succinylbenzoate synthase; translated protein: MVYQFSFRYFSQKFTNPIITNYGVWEIRESIIIRLIDEKDDVSWGEISPISWFGSETIKQALDFCDQLPQTITKEIIFAIPDKLPACQFAFESSTHPGGFRLCSSDLQSPNLTYSGLLPAGKSALNQWSNLWEQGYKTFKWKIAVDDINQELEIFDLLISSLPISAKLRLDANGGLTYQEAELWLQKCDQFLPKIEFIEQPLAVDKFREMQELSNSYFTTIALDESIANLHQLELYFQKGWRGIFVIKPGIFGSPFRLKEFCKKRQIDVVFSSVFETEIGRQAALQLAAELSSNNRAVGFGINHFFQPQESNWLESLWKTC